The Gemmatimonadota bacterium genome includes the window GGATACGTTCTGTAGAGTTGAAATGCGGTCCATTTTACCGTAGGGAATGGCATTTCGAGGCCGACAACGGAAATTTGGTGTCGGTTCGTAGTGAAAGGTTCAGTTTCGAAAGGATGCAAGACTCATGCCCGGTATCGCAAGTGCGTTCAGATTCCTAAAGGCATAGTCTATTTTGGATGGAAGACCTCAAACGTGGAGTCATCTGCGGCGTTCGAGTTCTATTTTATTTACTTCGAATCTGGGCCATTTAACAACTCGACTTCGGCTGTGCCACTTTCTGTAAGAAGCAGATAGTCCGCTTGGGTTGTATCGTACGTAGTTCCAGCTGTGATGCGATGTCCGTCGTTGTACGTCGAATACATCCGCATTTCGTTCTTCGCCTTACCCAATTTCAAGACGCCACAGCGCGTATACATCACCAGGCTGACCTTCTTTGCAAGGCTTTCATCCAGCACCAGTTTTGTCTCCCCTGATACAGTCCTGAGGTTACACCGGGTCCCGGATTCCCGGGATGACTGGTAAAAGCGGGTTGTACCGAATCGATTGTAAATGGATACGTCACCCGCCAAATCCTGAGCATCCAATACTAAACGACCGACATCGATATCTACACCACCCTTTACGTTGGAGAGTTTTCCTTCCCACACATCCTTGTTACGTATAGTTCCCTCAAGGTAGTTCGCGGCACCGAATTCATACATGCGCTGGCAAAACATACCACCTACTTCATGTATATCCGAAAACATGCTGTTGAACAGGTACACATCCTTCGCGATATCAGTTATCTGGCAGGATTGGCAGGCATATACCATCAGACTACCATTCAACCCCTCCGCGTTGATTCGTTTCGCTCTGAACACCGAAATGTTCTTTCCGGCCGGAACCTCAATGGAAACATGACAGTACGAAGCCGGTCCAAAAACCTTTGAAGCATCGGACCAGTAAACCTGAAAGACGTCCTTGATACTTCCCGTCAAGGCAGTATTAGGTACATGAATCGGCCGTACTTCCATCGTGTGAACCGATATTCGCACTGATTTGCTCAAGCTCTCTCGCGCTTTTTTCGGTAGCGGAGGAAACGCATCGATATCAGATTTCAGGTCCGGATACAAATCGACCAACCTGACGCCGTTACACACTTCGTCCAGCATCCAGTTGTTCATCAGATCCCGTCTCCAGTGGTCGCTGATCCGGCTGGTCATGGCTGTGTTTTCGTTGCCTGATGAATCTACACCGACGAAAAGTTCGCCTTCATGGGGACCGGATTTATAGAAATCATCGACTGTATCGTGAGAAACGGCAAATCCGCCAAGGTTGTGGCGTGCCTCTTCGTCGGTATAGCCAAGTCCGATTTTCGACCCTCTGACAAGCAATTGCTCTCCTTCGGTCCGGATGATTTCCACTTCCGTACTGACGCCGCAATAAAGGACGATGTTTTCTACGTCTCCCATGTCGATCGTTTCTTCTAAATCCTCCCTGGCAAGCTTGCAAACGACATCCTGAACTTCCGCCGTTACATCGATCTGGCTCATGGCGATGGACTCCTTTTCCTGGAGCGACAGCGCTTCTCGCAGACGGATCCGTGACTGGTAAAGCCTCCCTCTTGCGGTCGATTCGGGGATATCCAGGAAGGCGGCAATTTCCTTCAGTGAAAAGCCCGTGTAGTAGTACAGTGAGACAACATCACGGTAGTGTACGGGCAACTTCTCAACAACATTCCATAGTTCAAGACGCTCGATGTATTTTCGATGAATACGATCCGACATGGCGTGTTCATCGCGTAATCCATCGGAATTCGCATCAACGCGGACTCTACGACCGATCTTGCTACGGCGGATCCACTCCTTGCATCGGTTGACAACGATTCGGTGAAACCAACTGCCGAAAACGGCCGGATCTTTCAGTTGCGATAGTTTACAGAAGGCCGAGATGAAGGCATCCTGTACCACATCCTCGGCATCTGACCGGTTTTGGAGGTATCCCAATGCCACGGCGAAAGCGGCGTTCTGATATCGCCGGACTAACGGTTCGAAGGCGTTCGCGTTTCCGTCCAGGCAAAGCCGGACGTTATAGGTGTCGTCGTTTGTGCGTGTCGACATGTTCGAATCAAATCGAGTTCTGAATACTGACGGTCATTCGAGATAGGTATCCAAAGCCTTCAGCAATGCAGGATAGTAATCTTCGAAGGTCTGATTTTGAATATGATGCTGCTCGTAATCCTCAAGTGCGCGTAAAAGGGCAGGGAGGTAGCGAAATCCCTTTTCTATATCCCGCACGAGTAAACGATCACCGTGTTTCGGACCCCATTCGCGGTGAAACAATCGAGATGTAATGGCGCGGATCAAATGTTCGTTAAGGCATATCTCCCAATCTCCGTAACCACCCGTTTTTGCCATTTTCTCCAGAATTGGATCTAACAACAGAGCATACTTCCCAATGTCGGGGCGATGTCGTTCAGTAACGGGATTAACGAACGAATGGCCGAACTCATGCCAGATGAGTTCCAGCAATTCGTCCCTGGTTCCGAACACCGGGATACCATCAACCGATCCAACCGGCCCGATTACGCTGAAAATGGACAGCCTGTTATCAGGGTTTCGAACACGAGGCCCGATTCCACCGTGTTGAAACAAGGGACTTAAAACCAGATTGTAGTCCTGTTGTCGCATTCCGTAGTATCGTTCCAGGACGTCGATCAAATTCTTACTGTTCAGCGTTTTAGCAACTGTGTCGATTAAGGATTGGTAATATAAGGTTTGGCTTTCAAAAAAAGTGCCGAAGTCTGATTGGATCGCAAAACCACTTAGTAGTTCGTAGAACGTTCGAAACCGGGTTTCGTCTTGAAATGCTCGAATGTAGTATTCGTAGTTTTCGAAGGGGAATTGAGGCGTAAGTTCCGGCGGTTTCGACAGCGACAACACCGGACTCAGGTAGGCGTCCGAGTAAGTGCGATGCTCTGTAATTTCTTTAAACAGTTTGACTGCCTCATGGGTTTTAAATGGTGAAAAGTAATCCCGCATGGACTGGGAATACGCCACGTCGTACCTGGTTAGTCCTTCATAATCGCACAGCAACTTTATGGTGATGACAAGTTCAATTCTGGGATCTACGTCGATGTTCAAACTGGCCATCACCATGTCTCCGTTTTTTGGGACGAAGGAGCGGGTATAGCTCGAT containing:
- a CDS encoding sigma-70 family RNA polymerase sigma factor, yielding MSTRTNDDTYNVRLCLDGNANAFEPLVRRYQNAAFAVALGYLQNRSDAEDVVQDAFISAFCKLSQLKDPAVFGSWFHRIVVNRCKEWIRRSKIGRRVRVDANSDGLRDEHAMSDRIHRKYIERLELWNVVEKLPVHYRDVVSLYYYTGFSLKEIAAFLDIPESTARGRLYQSRIRLREALSLQEKESIAMSQIDVTAEVQDVVCKLAREDLEETIDMGDVENIVLYCGVSTEVEIIRTEGEQLLVRGSKIGLGYTDEEARHNLGGFAVSHDTVDDFYKSGPHEGELFVGVDSSGNENTAMTSRISDHWRRDLMNNWMLDEVCNGVRLVDLYPDLKSDIDAFPPLPKKARESLSKSVRISVHTMEVRPIHVPNTALTGSIKDVFQVYWSDASKVFGPASYCHVSIEVPAGKNISVFRAKRINAEGLNGSLMVYACQSCQITDIAKDVYLFNSMFSDIHEVGGMFCQRMYEFGAANYLEGTIRNKDVWEGKLSNVKGGVDIDVGRLVLDAQDLAGDVSIYNRFGTTRFYQSSRESGTRCNLRTVSGETKLVLDESLAKKVSLVMYTRCGVLKLGKAKNEMRMYSTYNDGHRITAGTTYDTTQADYLLLTESGTAEVELLNGPDSK
- a CDS encoding DUF4932 domain-containing protein produces the protein MVMASLNIDVDPRIELVITIKLLCDYEGLTRYDVAYSQSMRDYFSPFKTHEAVKLFKEITEHRTYSDAYLSPVLSLSKPPELTPQFPFENYEYYIRAFQDETRFRTFYELLSGFAIQSDFGTFFESQTLYYQSLIDTVAKTLNSKNLIDVLERYYGMRQQDYNLVLSPLFQHGGIGPRVRNPDNRLSIFSVIGPVGSVDGIPVFGTRDELLELIWHEFGHSFVNPVTERHRPDIGKYALLLDPILEKMAKTGGYGDWEICLNEHLIRAITSRLFHREWGPKHGDRLLVRDIEKGFRYLPALLRALEDYEQHHIQNQTFEDYYPALLKALDTYLE